The Erigeron canadensis isolate Cc75 chromosome 1, C_canadensis_v1, whole genome shotgun sequence genome segment GcccattaatttaaaaaataaaagaaacggGACAAAAATCTAACACAAAACCTCCCGCTCCCTCATCTCAAGTCCTCCCCCCTTCTGTCCCCTGCCACCCACGACCACCTCCACTTGCAGTCCCACCGTCGTCCGACCTCCCCTCCGGCAGTGGAGCCACCGCCTACCAATCACCATGTATGTGTGTCTTTTATGGTTTTATTtagagttttaaatttttaatagaaattaaGGATTTAAGTAGAAATTGTTAATTGAGAATTTGAGATAGtgtttttgttaattgttatcatattggGTAAGCTTGTAAATTGTAATTGAAATTGGGGTTGATTACTTGATTTATTAACTTGATTTGTTAATTACTATTTGCAATTTTTGTGGTTGTAGGACagattttaaaagaaagaatgaaaaacaaaaccataacttcattttttaaaagaaagaatCAAGAAGAACAAGTAGAAGGAATTGGTGATGAAGAACAAGAAGAGAGTAAACGTCAAAAAGCTTCAACAAGCGAACCGGTTATTGATCCGGATACTTGCAATGAACAAATTCCACTAACTAACATCAATGAAGTGGATGTTAGTAGCCTAAAAAGAGATCCTGTTAAACGACTTGAAATGTGGAAATATCCCGTTAAGGTACGTGAGCAAGTAAGGCTAGCATATATATCATTAGGAGTGTATCAACCTAATCTTGAAGTGTATAAGCCTAGAGGTCCAAAGAATAATCTTCGTCGATTTAAATATGCTTGGTTTGGTATGTTCCCTAATTGGTTAGAGTATTCTCCAACAACACACAAGGCTTAttgttttttatgttatttgtatAAGGATAAACCAAATGAGCAAAGTGGTCATAGTGCATTTAGTTGTGAAGGATTTGACAATTGAAAAAACGTTAATGATTTTCGGCAATGAAGATATTCAAGACTCGCCTACGTAATAAGATGTCAGATGACAATCTAGCAAACAGTATGGTGATTTACATAGAGAAAGAAATTGCTAGCAAGTTTGATGCGGAGTCCataattgaagaattcaagGTTCTTAAAGGTCGAAAGGTTGCACTCTAATGTGAATGCCTACCAACCGTTTGTCTCCTTGTTAATGTTTACTTGTCTTGGacaaatgtttagttttttagtgattgaaacttttttattataataatagtatttaaattttgacccgACCCGAATATATTACCCGAAAAATAGCgttaaggaaaaaaataaaaataaatcccGACCCCACTCAAAATTTTCTAGCTACGCCACTGCACTTGGgcatattatttcatttttacatTGTTCTATTTAATTAAGTTGGTAGTACCCTATTTCCCACATATGTGATATTTATGAATAGCTGGTTAATTTAATCTTGGATACTTCACAGTccttagatgatgatgatgggttTGAATTCTTCATTGCTTTGTTCGTTAAGATTTGGGTTTCGATATGGAGTTGTCAGATTAAGAACATAAAAACACCTGAAACCTTCCTAAGGGCATCTAGCGGTGAAACAAAAACCGTAACAAAATAGCCAAGGCAAACCTATAACGTAAATTGTAGACATTAAGGGATCATCGTCCAATATTTCTATGCACCCAATGAACCGGAAATTCTAATTTATTCATAACATAGTTATGGAGTATGAGATTACGAACAGTCAAGTGACCTGTTATCAAGTGCAAGTAATAGAACCACGATCATCTGTTAACTTTAAAGAATAACAAAAACAGGGtaataaatctaaaaataatgtcTGCCTGGAATGTaagaaattttcattttttttaacatcgaactctactcTCTACTTCTACTCTACTCTATAAACTCCATAATACACCATCGTCGGGATTTGAACCCTCTTGGAGGCCAAAGCCTCTACCACCCTACCTAAGTGGTGATGGCAAATTTTCACATTATAATCCGCAACAACATGACAAATAACAATATTGTAATACCAAAAAAGGGAACCCCATTAATCTAAAATCATGAATGATTAATATTAcagtatatattatttacaaTGAAAGAGAGGCAACATATGGCCTTGGTTGGCTTTTATCATTAGTCTACAACAATGAACGCATAATATCCTATTTCAACATCCGGTATCGCCATAGAAGCATCTCAAAGTTCAGCTTTAAATATAAACTTATGCCTGGGAAACTCATTAATACAAACCGACATGGGTTCCACTTTTGTATCTTATCAATGAAGCTGCTTCTTCTACAGGTCGTGAAAGAGCCTCCTAATATGGTCCACGTTTGCAGGAACCAATGTAACTGGGCAGCGGTTATACTATTGACAGATAGACCAAAGATTAGATACAAAAATTGACCAATCTACTTTCTACAACTATTAAGGTAAGAATCAGGTCTCTACGGAGACATGTGAGTTCCTATGATGTCTCATCTatattgtttattgtttatttggTTCCAATAAAACAGGCCGTGTAGTTTGATCAGATAGTGTTTGTATGTGATTCTGCTGATTAAAATTGTAATAATCAGAAATGGATAATGATATatcaacctaataatcaacATAATGATAGGATTATAATATTTGGAGAATCGAGGGATAAGATTAGGAGATAACTTAGTGGAACACACATGTCAAGTTATTAAGgtattaggttgatttttaggttaataagttaggttgatttatcattttgcATCAGAAATATAGTTCTCAGAGTTTGGCAATATTCTGACTTATTTAAATGAGTACATCAAATTACCAAAAAagacattcttgaaaaacacgGAGATATATCTTCTGAGATTGAGTACATACAGTTCTTAAATTATGTTTAATGAAGGAgtgataattatatatttcCTTTAAAGAATCGGTCATTGTTGTCAAATGCGGTCGCCTAGTGCGCCTGGGCCCAAGGCAAGAGCAAGACCCACCTAGGCACCTATAATGCCTGAAACCCTAGGCCCATGTCCACATACATATTAGGAGGCATTATAACATGTTTCAATGCTATAAATGATCGTATTCCAACGAGAGACTTTTAATGCATGTCACGGAAAAGATACTCATGTATATTATGGGGATATGAGAAGAGTATCTACGttccaaaaatcaaaatcactcAGTAtacatcatcaatatcatcctTCATCAAACTATTCTTCAACTCCAGGTAAGATTTCTTCCAATTTTCTTAAAGTCAGTTTTCTTCTATaaccccttataaaacatattgaattctcctattttagaaaattaacacttttttatacccaaaatacccctatttcTTAATCATAATTCCTCTATAtacctaatctatacttttatattatctaattaaaaaaacaactctctctttaaatgttacatgggaaattatctaaaataacaataatattaaattacactactagtcctttatcttttaaaatattttcattaaccttttaaatcaattacttttacatcaattatctacaccacttgatgccgtctccaccaccaacagttgctcccaccaccacaccgtcgccgccacgaccaccgccgcattgcgcgggtaccgtgctagtatattACTAAGACTCTTCTTAAACTCAGTTCTCCATTTTTCTTAAACTCAGTTTTCTTTGACTGACATTTTATTCATTATCATTTGTTAGAGACAATGAATCAAGATGGTAATGTTCAATGTCCTAAATCCAAAGCTTTTGGTTGAATGCATTATGGGTTATTTAAACACTTTGGTCAATGTCCTAGAACCAAAGTTCTAATTAACTAATGGTCAATGGATTTGAACAATTTGGTGTAAAAAAATTGTGTTAAACTTTTTGGTTGATGCATTATGGATTATTTAAAAGTGTTGATGATGGTAAAAATAGATTATGGCCACAAATATTCAAATTGTTAGAAGCAGAATCTAGTCCAAATATCAATGAGATAACTAGAGTTTTAAATACAAATCCATATACCCCGTAACTCACATTGAATAAGTTGAAAAATGGATAGTTTGTAGTTTCGTAAAAGTCAATAGAAATTAATAAAGCAGAACTAGCAGTAGTTTAACTCGATATACTACAGAGGAATATATACAGAAATGCATCATTCTTTTAGAGCCAACAAAAATTTCCGTAACCAATTTTAAATGGATCTAGTATTCAAGAAGATAGTTAGAGAGGACGTACCTGTGAAACATACTTGAATATGCAAGCATAGCAAAACACAAAGCCGGAAACCGTAACTGCTGATGGATTTGTTCGCTTTTGAGAACATAGAGGACACAATGTCCGATCAGATGGCAGAGGGATGCCCTCCTTAGCAACCTGTCACACAAAAAAGAGTTTAAGTACACGAATGTCTGGGATTGAGTTTTGAAACTGAATTGAAAACTGAAAACTATcataaatatttaatgttttttgttaCATCAGattatttagaatatttaagGTTCATATATTCAGTTTCATATCAGCTGTAATAATACTGATTACCTGAGGGTAAACATTTACTTAACTGAATTTGTAAGAACTTTACCCACATTTCACAAAGACTTTCTGATTTTTCTCGAGAATATACTTTTAGGTTATTTATTAGATTATGACAACTTGATAACAGTGCCAATTAACTCTTTAGCTATTTGAATCTCTTCAGATTTAGAAATCTTAGCCTTTCACATTTGTCAAAGATACCAAATTTGTAAAAACAATACATAGAATAGGATATACCTTTGGTGGGGGAGGGGGAGGTGGTGGAGGATACACAGTTGGAGCAGACAGTCTCTCTTCGGCAGATTGGTACCACCATTCCATCATCTATAATCAAACCACATGTTATATTATCGGTATATCACCcaccatttttatttatatggtTTTCCATAGTCCGTACTGGGATGGATGATGCAATAAGATACAATTGCATCTTTATGAACATTGGTTATGACAATATATCTAGAAAACACACACCTTAAAACCAAATACTGCTGCTATCAGACCAGTTTGTGCATAGTCCAGAAGTGCATAAGCACAAGTGAGCAACGCCCCTTGTACTGCCtgaaaaagatgaaataataTGCTCACAAAGTTCTGTGACCTAACTCAATCCATACATTTACCAAACTATACAGCAAAAATAGAAGAAGTTCAAGTATACCTTTAACCAAGGAGGCCCGCGTAGTCTTTCACGCTCATTACTTCTTATTTTAGATATTCTTGAAGAAGTATCCATCTAACTTGCCATTAAAAgtcaagattaaaaaaacatgatgaacataaaacaaaagcaaagaaaaaagGACGTTATCTTTAGTCTTTCAGTATTTGGAAAATAGATTGGCTTTTTATGAAATTTACTTGACAATCCTACCCTCCTGAAAAGATGCaacatttcatttttatatgtgatAGTTTCACAACATAGTGCTTAATATtatgtttaaaagataaaagcaGTCAGATGAGGCTTAAACATAAGTGGTTTTAAAATTAATACCAGCTCTTGTCCTGTAGCGCGACAAACTTGGAGTCCAAGTGCATGTAATCCAGGGGAGTAGAACCCAGTAGCATCCAAGAGGTATAACAGCTGGTATGCAAATGCTAATCCTGTAACATTAGAAAATAGCCAGATTAGAGAAGGCTAACTGAATATTTACAGAAAGGGGAGCAAACCACTCTCCCGAAGTCCATCAGTTTGTCTGGTCAATTCAGACTAGCAAAGGTGAAATTATTAGGACAAGGTTTAACACAAAATAAGACAATGAAAATCCAATATCTCCAAATGCTAACATCTTATATAATTCTCTTCTTTCAAATGGTAGATTTCTTTTCCTCGTGGTAATTTTTAACAAAAGGTTTCCATGTTATGTGGGATGTGTTGGGATGTTCATATAAAAAGTGACTGCAGTATTGAACAATCAAAATGAGGAGAAAATATGGGGATGTTTCTTTGTTTGAAGTTTTCATAATCCAgatttaattagaaaaatacatataaattgaccAAAACGGTCATtctagtgaaaataaaaaggaaaaacatcttgTGAGATGGATCTAATTTTCTCAATTTAGATCAAAAGAAGATTCAACCaagtaatttaatttatatctttGATAATCAGTTTTTTAGGAATTAGTAAATAGTAATAAAGCTGTACCCACACATCTTCAATGACTTCCTTACAAATCTAACAGAAGATATAGGTATCTGTTGAAGCAAGTCAACAGATGAACCAGTAAGAAATAGTCATGCTTTTTTCAAATATAACTTCCGAAAGAGGATAAACATATCATACTCTTGCGCTTTCATCATGAAATATCAACATAGATGCTTCACTTTTCAAACCATAATAAGTATAGTACTTTTCCATTACCTTCACTTCCAGCATGGAGCCAGGGATAGCAAGTAGCTACAATCTTATGCATTCTCTTCCTGAATCGTGTTCTAACAGACAAGTCTGTATTCACACCACTAGTTGAGGCAAACGAACTGCCCACATCACCCATATTGTCAATTTCATCAAACCTTTCATTAACATTTCCCCAAAGACTAGCTTGAAGTGCAGCTTCTCTTTCTTTATTATAGATTGAATGCAACTTTGACTTGAAATATGGCAACACAACCTGCATCACCATTGCCCATTAATGCAGTGCCTCCTTTACTGTTTGCAATAACAATGACACAAAAGGAAAGAGAAACTAAAAAATCATATAGCTCTACCAGAAAGACCACAGAGAGAAGCTTTTGACGTTTCCTTAGTCCAGAATTTTGAATTCTACTTCCTGCCTCCATATGAAGGTCATCCTTATTAACATGAATATTTACTGCTCTCCTTCGTAAGCCATATAAAGTCTCTGCAAACGAAGCATCTAGGAAACACAACAGCACAAGGTTCAAACAAGAAACTGTACCATCATACCATATAAAGAGTGTAACAATAAACTTATATACTAAATTCAGATAAAGCAGGTGATGATAGTAGCCTttactctctctttttcttacTAGTTCAATTAGAGAGATATAGGAGAGGCCTAAGAATTTGGTAGCGCCTGGAGGTAGTTGCTCCACATACAACTTTATTTACAGCATTGCTAAACTCTGTTGTCCTTGG includes the following:
- the LOC122578828 gene encoding peroxisome biogenesis protein 12, translating into MLFQVGGEGSHPTFFEMSAAQQLPSSLRAALTYSIGVLALRRPFLHKVLDYEDEFFAALTLVLETHSLRTTDASFAETLYGLRRRAVNIHVNKDDLHMEAGSRIQNSGLRKRQKLLSVVFLVVLPYFKSKLHSIYNKEREAALQASLWGNVNERFDEIDNMGDVGSSFASTSGVNTDLSVRTRFRKRMHKIVATCYPWLHAGSEGLAFAYQLLYLLDATGFYSPGLHALGLQVCRATGQELMDTSSRISKIRSNERERLRGPPWLKAVQGALLTCAYALLDYAQTGLIAAVFGFKMMEWWYQSAEERLSAPTVYPPPPPPPPPKVAKEGIPLPSDRTLCPLCSQKRTNPSAVTVSGFVFCYACIFKYVSQYNRCPVTLVPANVDHIRRLFHDL